The genomic stretch ATCACCAATATGCATATCTCTACCAATAGCATATTTGCTGGCAATAGATTCAAGTTTTTGAATGGCTTCAACCGGAGCTAGATTATCATCATCCAAGCCAACTAGTTCGCCATTTTCAAAAGTCAAAGCAATTTGCTTGGGCGTAGTTTCAACCAGAGGGCTGGGGTAGGCTTCTTCTGGGAGTGGAGCGTGAGATGTAAGTGTTTCTGCACCGCCAATGCTGGTTCCCCAAAGGCCTTTATTGATAGAATATTGAGCTTTTTTCCAATCGATGTTTACTCCATGTTTTGCCAGGTATTCAATTTCCGCTTGACGCGAAAGTTGTTGATCACGTATAGGCGTTATGATTTTAATTTCGGGAGCGATAAGTTGGAAAACCAAATCAAAACGCACCTGATCATTTCCCGCACCAGTGCTGCCATGAGCAATGTAAGATGCGCCAACTTCTTGGGCATATTCCGCTAAGGCAATGGCCTGATAAATTCGCTCAGCACTTACCGAAAGAGGGTAGGTGTTGTTTTTTAATACGTTGCCAAAAATCAAATATTTGATAATTTTTTGGTAATAATTATCCGTTTCCTCCAGAGCGATATGCGAACTGACTCCAAGGTTAAATGCTTTGGTTTCAATTTCCTGAAGCTCCTCTGGCGAAAAACCTCCTGTATTTACAATTGCTGAATGTACTTCCAGGTTTTTGTCATGCTTTAAATACTTTACGCAGTAGGAAGTATCTAAACCGCCACTAAAGGCGAGAACAACTTTATTATTCATCATTGGATTTTAGATTTTTTAATGCTGGTTTTAGGAAAGGGAATTTTTGAAGTTTCTTTTGAATGCGCTCTTTGCGCTCTGTCATAAAGCTTCTGAAATTTTCCCATGATTTTTTCTTATCCAGAGGCTTAGGCAGAGTTTTACTCAAATCGTACATCATACCTGTGCATAAGCACATGCCGCGATTAGTGCGTAGCAGAATGTCGTGATTAGGGCAGCTTTCGCAGCCTTTCCAAAAGGCATTATCCTGAGTAAGCTCCGAAAATGGAACGGGCTTGTAGCCCAGGTCAGAGTTTATTCGCATTACCGCCTGGCTGGTGGTAATTCCGAATAATAGTGACGTAGGAAACTTTTGTTTTGAAAGGTCGAACGTGGCTTGCTTAATGGCTCTTGCCAGTCCTGTATTGCGATATTCAGGATGAACAATAAGCCCGGAGTTGGCCACATATTTTTTGCCTTCCCAGGTTTCTATGTAACAAAAACCAACAACTGTGTTCACATCAAATGCGATCACAGCCTTGCCTTCGGCCATTTTGGCTTGTATGTATGCGGGCTCACGTTTGGCAATTCCTGTCCCGCGAATTTTAGCGGCATCCGCCATCATTTGGCAAATAGATTCCGCGTATTGAGAATGACTCTCATCAGCCACCTTAACAATATATGACATTGAAAAGAGGATTAAACTTTAGAAAAAAAATGAAATGAAATAAGTACGATTGTACTGTGGCGAGGCTACGTAAGCCCGCAAAGGATGATATTACGCCCTAAGGCGTCTTCGTGACCTGCGAAGGCGGAGAGTGGAATCCATAGAGCTATTTCTCCAAAAATTTGGAGAGCATTCGCTGTTATATGGATTTTGTTGTTTCACCGCTTTGGTTATTCAATAGAAGTACAAATGTAGATTAACTATTTAAGATAGGAACTAAGGTAAATACTCTAAATTTCATGAAGTAGCTGAGCTAGATTTCTTTAGACAGGTAAATTATAAGGTAGACGTAAGAAGAAAGAGGTTATGGGCAAGGAGGACTGCAACCGCGTGAAAACAAAAAAGGCTTAGAAGATCTTCTAAGCCTTTCTGTCACTGAGTCGGGATGACAGGACTTGAACCTGCGGCCTCACGCCCCCCAGACGTGCACTCTACCAACTGAGCTACATCCCGATAATTCACTTTAGGCTTTGGACCAGAACCTCCATGTAAGGTGCATGGTCTTCCGAAGTGCGTCATAATATAGATCTACACCCCATAAAGGGCGGCAAATGTAAAAATATTCTTGAAACGATGCCGATCATTTATAAGCTCATTTTCTTGTCTTATAGAAGACCAATAAATTTATAGATTACCTTACTTTTGTTCAAAATTGAAGAAACGATGGAAAAACATAAGTGCGTAATTATCGGTACTGGACCTGCGGGATATACCGCTGCAATTTATGCTGCAAGAGCAAACCTGAAACCAGTTGTATATACTGGTCTTGAGCCTGGTGGACAACTTACCACCACTACTGATGTAGAAAATTTCCCGGGATACCCTGAAGGAATTATGGGGCCTGAAATGATGGAAGACCTAAAGAAGCAAGCAGAGCGTTTTGGAACAGATGTTCGCTTTGGAATGGTTACCAAAACTGAGCTAAGTGAAATTCCTGGTGAATATCACAAACTTACTATTGATGAGACAACTACCATTTTAGCAAGAACTGTAATTATTGCTACCGGTGCTTCTGCTCAATACCTTGGTTTAGAGTCTGAGAAAGCCTTTATGGGACATGGCGTTTCCGCTTGTGCTATTTGCGATGGCTTCTTCTTTAAAGGACTAAATGTAGTAGTTGTAGGGGGTGGAGATTCTGCTGCTGAAGAGGCTACTTACCTTGCCAAGCTTTGCCCAAAAGTAACTGTGCTTATCCGTAAAGATCACTGGAAAGCTTCCAAAATTATGGAAGAGCGCGTGATGAAAACACCAAACATCGAAG from Owenweeksia hongkongensis DSM 17368 encodes the following:
- a CDS encoding argininosuccinate synthase — its product is MMNNKVVLAFSGGLDTSYCVKYLKHDKNLEVHSAIVNTGGFSPEELQEIETKAFNLGVSSHIALEETDNYYQKIIKYLIFGNVLKNNTYPLSVSAERIYQAIALAEYAQEVGASYIAHGSTGAGNDQVRFDLVFQLIAPEIKIITPIRDQQLSRQAEIEYLAKHGVNIDWKKAQYSINKGLWGTSIGGAETLTSHAPLPEEAYPSPLVETTPKQIALTFENGELVGLDDDNLAPVEAIQKLESIASKYAIGRDMHIGDTIIGIKGRVGFEAAAASIIIKAHHTLEKHTLSKWQQHWKQQLGDWYGMFIHESQYFEPVMRNIEGFLQDSQKTVSGKVFVELLPYRFIVQGIDSPYDLMKSGFADYGEINKQWTGDDVKGFTKILANPMKIFKHVNDKVNSELQNSDTYD
- a CDS encoding GNAT family N-acetyltransferase, with the protein product MSYIVKVADESHSQYAESICQMMADAAKIRGTGIAKREPAYIQAKMAEGKAVIAFDVNTVVGFCYIETWEGKKYVANSGLIVHPEYRNTGLARAIKQATFDLSKQKFPTSLLFGITTSQAVMRINSDLGYKPVPFSELTQDNAFWKGCESCPNHDILLRTNRGMCLCTGMMYDLSKTLPKPLDKKKSWENFRSFMTERKERIQKKLQKFPFLKPALKNLKSNDE
- the trxB gene encoding thioredoxin-disulfide reductase, whose product is MEKHKCVIIGTGPAGYTAAIYAARANLKPVVYTGLEPGGQLTTTTDVENFPGYPEGIMGPEMMEDLKKQAERFGTDVRFGMVTKTELSEIPGEYHKLTIDETTTILARTVIIATGASAQYLGLESEKAFMGHGVSACAICDGFFFKGLNVVVVGGGDSAAEEATYLAKLCPKVTVLIRKDHWKASKIMEERVMKTPNIEVLFNTDTVEVVGEKTVTGVKVKNNQTGEEQTIPAEGFFVAIGHKPNTDIFKGQLDMDSTGYLITKPGTATTNLPGVFATGDAQDRIYRQAVTAAGSGCMGALEAERYLQEFEEEVEAAQIVG